A region from the Citrobacter telavivensis genome encodes:
- the ruvC gene encoding crossover junction endodeoxyribonuclease RuvC produces the protein MSIILGIDPGSRITGYGVIRQTGRQLTYLGSGCIRTKVDDLPSRLKLIYAGVTEIITQFQPDYFAIEQVFMAKNADSALKLGQARGVAIVAAVNQELPVFEYAARQVKQTVVGIGSAEKSQVQHMVRTLLKLPANPQADAADALAIAITHCHVSQNAMQVSESRLNLARGRLR, from the coding sequence ATGTCCATCATTCTCGGTATTGATCCGGGCTCCCGCATTACCGGTTACGGCGTGATTCGTCAGACAGGCAGACAACTGACGTATCTCGGCAGCGGCTGCATTCGTACCAAAGTCGACGATCTTCCGTCGCGCCTTAAGCTGATTTATGCCGGCGTGACGGAAATCATCACCCAGTTTCAGCCCGACTACTTTGCCATCGAGCAGGTGTTTATGGCGAAGAACGCCGATTCTGCGCTTAAGCTGGGGCAGGCTCGCGGGGTGGCGATTGTGGCGGCGGTCAACCAGGAACTGCCGGTATTTGAGTACGCGGCACGTCAGGTGAAGCAGACGGTAGTCGGTATTGGTAGTGCAGAGAAAAGTCAGGTGCAGCACATGGTGCGAACCTTGCTGAAACTGCCAGCGAATCCACAGGCGGATGCGGCAGATGCGCTGGCCATCGCCATTACCCACTGCCACGTCAGTCAGAATGCGATGCAAGTGAGTGAATCCAGGCTTAATCTGGCGCGAGGTCGCTTGCGATAA
- the aspS gene encoding aspartate--tRNA ligase — MRTEYCGQLRLSHVGQQVTLCGWVNRRRDLGSLIFIDMRDREGIVQVFFDPDRADALKLASELRNEFCIQVTGTVRARDEKNVNGEMATGEIEVLASSLTIINRAESLPLDSNHVNTEEARLKYRYLDLRRPEMAQRLKTRAKITSLVRRFMDDHGFLDIETPMLTKATPEGARDYLVPSRVHKGKFYALPQSPQLFKQLLMMSGFDRYYQIVKCFRDEDLRADRQPEFTQIDVETSFMTAEQVREVMEALVRSVWNDVKGVELGDFPIMTFAEAERRYGSDKPDLRNPMELVDVADLLKAVEFAVFSGPANDPKGRVAALRVPGGAALSRKQIDDYGNFIKIYGAKGLAYIKVTERAKGLEGITSPVAKFLNAEIVEAILDRTAAQDGDMIFFGADNKKVVADSMGALRLKLGKDLGLTDETKWAPLWVIDFPMFEDDGEGGLTAMHHPFTSPKDMTASELKAAPEDAVANAYDMVINGYEVGGGSVRIHSGEMQQTVFGILGINEQEQREKFGFLLDALKYGTPPHAGLAFGLDRLTMLLTGTDNIRDVIAFPKTTAAACLMTEAPSFANQTALTELGIDVVKKEEKN; from the coding sequence ATGCGTACAGAATATTGCGGACAGCTCCGTTTGTCCCACGTGGGGCAGCAGGTGACTCTGTGTGGTTGGGTCAACCGTCGTCGTGATCTTGGTAGCCTGATCTTCATCGACATGCGCGATCGCGAAGGTATCGTGCAGGTGTTTTTCGATCCGGATCGTGCGGACGCGTTAAAGCTGGCCTCTGAACTGCGTAATGAGTTCTGCATCCAGGTGACGGGCACCGTGCGTGCACGTGACGAGAAAAACGTCAATGGCGAGATGGCAACGGGCGAAATCGAAGTGCTGGCCTCTTCGCTGACGATCATCAACCGTGCTGAATCACTGCCGCTTGACTCCAACCACGTAAACACCGAAGAAGCGCGTCTGAAGTACCGCTATCTGGATCTGCGTCGCCCGGAAATGGCTCAACGCCTGAAAACCCGTGCGAAGATCACAAGCCTGGTGCGCCGCTTTATGGACGATCACGGTTTCCTCGACATCGAAACTCCGATGCTGACCAAAGCCACGCCGGAAGGTGCGCGTGACTATCTGGTTCCTTCGCGTGTGCACAAAGGTAAATTCTACGCGCTGCCGCAGTCTCCGCAGCTGTTCAAACAGCTGCTGATGATGTCCGGTTTTGACCGCTACTATCAGATAGTCAAATGTTTCCGCGACGAAGACCTGCGTGCTGACCGTCAGCCGGAATTTACCCAGATCGATGTGGAAACGTCCTTCATGACTGCCGAACAGGTGCGTGAAGTGATGGAAGCGCTGGTGCGCAGCGTGTGGAATGATGTGAAAGGCGTGGAACTGGGTGATTTCCCGATCATGACCTTTGCTGAAGCCGAACGCCGTTATGGTTCCGATAAACCAGACCTGCGTAACCCGATGGAACTGGTGGATGTTGCCGACCTGCTGAAAGCCGTCGAATTCGCGGTCTTCTCCGGTCCGGCAAACGATCCGAAAGGACGCGTTGCTGCGCTGCGCGTACCGGGCGGTGCCGCTCTGAGTCGTAAGCAGATCGACGACTACGGTAACTTCATTAAGATCTACGGTGCGAAAGGTCTGGCTTACATTAAAGTCACCGAGCGCGCGAAAGGTCTGGAAGGGATCACCAGCCCTGTTGCCAAGTTCCTGAACGCTGAAATCGTGGAAGCCATTCTGGATCGTACCGCGGCGCAAGACGGCGATATGATTTTCTTCGGCGCGGACAACAAGAAAGTGGTTGCCGACTCTATGGGCGCGCTGCGCCTCAAACTGGGCAAAGACCTGGGCCTGACTGACGAAACGAAATGGGCACCGCTGTGGGTCATCGACTTCCCGATGTTTGAAGACGACGGCGAAGGCGGTCTGACCGCAATGCACCACCCGTTCACCTCACCCAAAGACATGACCGCGAGCGAACTGAAAGCGGCACCGGAAGACGCGGTGGCGAACGCCTACGATATGGTCATCAACGGCTATGAAGTGGGCGGCGGTTCCGTGCGTATTCACAGTGGTGAAATGCAGCAGACCGTGTTTGGCATTCTGGGCATCAATGAACAGGAACAGCGTGAGAAGTTTGGCTTCCTGTTAGACGCGCTGAAATACGGTACGCCGCCGCACGCAGGTCTGGCATTCGGTCTTGACCGTTTGACCATGCTGCTGACCGGCACCGATAATATTCGTGACGTTATTGCGTTCCCGAAAACCACCGCTGCGGCCTGTCTGATGACTGAAGCACCGAGCTTTGCGAACCAGACGGCTCTGACTGAGTTGGGTATCGACGTGGTTAAAAAGGAAGAGAAAAACTGA
- the nudB gene encoding dihydroneopterin triphosphate diphosphatase, giving the protein MKDKVYKCPVSVLVVIFAQETKRVLMLQRRDDPEFWQSVTGSVEEGETASQAALREVKEEVAIDVASEQLTLIDCQRTVEFEIFSHLRHRYAPGVVRNTESWFCLALPHERQIVFSEHLAYQWLDAPAAAALTKSWSNRQAIEEFVINLK; this is encoded by the coding sequence GTGAAGGATAAAGTGTATAAGTGTCCTGTTTCTGTCCTGGTCGTGATCTTTGCCCAAGAGACGAAACGGGTGCTGATGTTGCAGCGACGCGACGATCCTGAATTCTGGCAGTCGGTGACCGGCAGTGTGGAAGAGGGGGAGACCGCGTCGCAGGCCGCTTTGCGCGAAGTAAAGGAAGAGGTCGCCATTGACGTTGCGTCTGAGCAACTGACCTTAATTGACTGTCAGCGCACGGTGGAGTTTGAAATTTTTTCACATTTACGTCATCGCTATGCTCCGGGCGTGGTGCGCAATACAGAATCCTGGTTCTGCCTTGCGCTGCCGCACGAGCGTCAGATCGTTTTTAGCGAACATCTGGCCTACCAGTGGCTCGATGCGCCCGCTGCCGCGGCACTCACCAAGTCATGGAGCAACCGGCAGGCGATTGAAGAATTTGTAATTAACCTTAAATAG
- the ruvA gene encoding Holliday junction branch migration protein RuvA, which translates to MIGRLRGIILEKQPPLVLLEVGGVGYEVHMPMTCFYELPESGKEAVVFTHFVVREDAQLLYGFNNKQERTLFKELIKTNGVGPKLALAILSGMSAQQFVNAVEREELGALVKLPGIGKKTAERLIVEMKDRFKGLHGDLFTPAADLVLTSPASPTSDDAEQEAVAALVALGYKPQEASRMVSKIARPDASSETLIREALRAAL; encoded by the coding sequence GTGATAGGCAGACTCAGAGGCATCATTCTGGAAAAACAACCCCCGCTGGTGTTACTCGAAGTGGGCGGCGTTGGCTATGAAGTGCATATGCCAATGACCTGTTTTTATGAGCTCCCGGAATCCGGAAAAGAAGCCGTTGTCTTTACCCACTTCGTGGTGCGTGAAGACGCACAACTGCTGTACGGGTTTAACAATAAACAAGAGCGCACGCTGTTCAAAGAGCTCATCAAAACCAACGGCGTCGGGCCAAAACTGGCGCTGGCCATCCTGTCCGGGATGTCCGCACAGCAGTTTGTTAACGCTGTCGAACGTGAAGAGCTGGGCGCACTTGTCAAGTTGCCAGGCATCGGCAAAAAGACCGCTGAACGACTGATTGTTGAAATGAAAGACCGATTTAAAGGCCTGCATGGCGATCTCTTTACGCCAGCCGCCGATCTGGTGCTGACCTCGCCAGCGAGCCCGACGTCGGACGATGCTGAACAGGAAGCGGTTGCGGCGCTGGTGGCGCTGGGCTATAAACCACAGGAAGCCAGCCGCATGGTGAGTAAAATCGCTCGCCCGGATGCCAGCAGTGAAACACTGATACGCGAAGCCCTGCGCGCCGCGTTATGA
- a CDS encoding YebC/PmpR family DNA-binding transcriptional regulator, which yields MAGHSKWANTRHRKAAQDAKRGKIFTKIIRELVTAAKLGGGDPDANPRLRAAVDKALANNMTRDTLNRAIARGVGGDDDANMETIIYEGYGPGGTAVMIECLSDNRNRTVAEVRHAFSKTGGNLGTDGSVSYLFSKKGVISFEKGDEDAIMEAALEAGAEDVVTFDDGAIDVYTAWEEMGKVRDALEAAGLKADSAEVSMIPSTKADMDAETAPKLMRLIDMLEDCDDVQEVYHNGEISDEVAATLE from the coding sequence ATGGCAGGTCATAGTAAATGGGCCAACACCAGACATCGTAAAGCGGCGCAAGATGCCAAGCGCGGCAAAATCTTCACCAAGATCATTCGTGAGCTGGTGACGGCAGCAAAACTGGGCGGCGGCGATCCGGACGCGAACCCGCGTCTGCGTGCGGCAGTCGACAAAGCGCTGGCTAACAACATGACCCGTGACACTCTGAACCGTGCAATCGCACGCGGCGTGGGCGGTGATGATGATGCGAACATGGAAACCATCATCTATGAAGGCTACGGCCCTGGCGGCACGGCGGTCATGATTGAATGCCTGTCTGACAACCGTAACCGTACCGTTGCCGAAGTGCGCCACGCCTTCAGCAAAACCGGCGGTAACCTGGGGACGGATGGTTCTGTTTCTTACCTGTTCAGCAAAAAGGGCGTGATCTCCTTCGAAAAAGGGGATGAAGACGCGATCATGGAAGCGGCACTGGAAGCGGGTGCGGAAGACGTTGTGACCTTTGATGATGGGGCAATTGACGTCTACACGGCATGGGAAGAAATGGGTAAAGTGCGTGACGCTTTAGAAGCGGCTGGGCTGAAAGCCGACAGCGCTGAAGTCTCTATGATCCCATCAACTAAAGCAGACATGGATGCGGAAACCGCACCGAAACTGATGCGTCTGATCGACATGCTGGAAGACTGTGATGACGTGCAGGAAGTTTACCATAACGGTGAGATCTCTGATGAGGTTGCCGCTACATTAGAATGA